Proteins encoded within one genomic window of Edaphobacter lichenicola:
- the hemB gene encoding porphobilinogen synthase — MNFPATRLRRLRRTEAMRSLVRETHLHPGALIYPLFICPGEGIRKEISSMPGVFNLSIDEALKEAEACASLGLGGLLLFGLPSEKDEEASGAWAEDGIVQQALRMLKKNRALDSLVTIADVCLCEYTSHGHCGVVARDGDHYEIQNDSSVALIAKTAASLAKAGADIVAPSDMMDGRVEAIRNALDAGGHEQTPVMSYASKFASAFYGPFREAADSAPQFGDRRSYQMDGANLREAMREIDQDIAEGADMLLMKPAMPYLDVIRAARERYDLPIGAYQVSGEYSMLHAAFQRGWLEPERTMMESLLSIRRAGADFIVTYFAKDAAKVLA; from the coding sequence ATGAACTTTCCAGCTACGCGTCTGCGCCGTCTGCGCCGTACCGAGGCCATGCGATCTTTGGTTCGCGAGACTCATCTGCACCCCGGTGCGCTGATCTACCCACTTTTTATCTGCCCTGGTGAAGGAATACGCAAAGAGATCAGCTCCATGCCCGGGGTCTTCAATCTGTCGATCGATGAAGCCTTGAAGGAAGCCGAGGCCTGTGCCTCGCTTGGGTTGGGAGGGTTGCTGCTGTTCGGTCTGCCGTCCGAGAAAGACGAAGAGGCATCCGGCGCCTGGGCCGAGGACGGCATCGTGCAGCAGGCGTTGCGAATGTTGAAGAAGAACAGAGCGCTTGATTCACTGGTCACAATCGCCGATGTCTGTTTGTGTGAGTACACCTCACATGGCCACTGCGGAGTTGTGGCGCGGGATGGTGATCACTACGAGATTCAGAATGATTCGAGTGTCGCGCTGATTGCGAAGACGGCCGCGTCATTGGCCAAGGCTGGCGCGGATATTGTCGCGCCTTCGGACATGATGGATGGCCGGGTTGAGGCGATTCGAAATGCGCTCGACGCGGGCGGGCACGAACAGACTCCGGTGATGAGCTATGCGTCGAAGTTCGCATCGGCGTTCTACGGACCATTCCGCGAGGCGGCTGACTCGGCTCCGCAGTTTGGCGATCGTCGCAGCTATCAGATGGATGGTGCGAATCTTCGTGAAGCGATGCGCGAGATCGATCAGGACATCGCCGAGGGTGCGGATATGTTGTTGATGAAGCCTGCGATGCCGTATCTGGATGTGATTCGCGCGGCGCGGGAGCGATACGATCTGCCGATAGGCGCATATCAGGTTTCGGGGGAGTACTCGATGCTGCATGCGGCGTTTCAGCGCGGATGGCTGGAGCCCGAGCGGACGATGATGGAGTCTCTGCTGTCGATCCGAAGGGCTGGAGCGGACTTTATCGTGACGTACTTTGCGAAGGATGCGGCGAAAGTACTCGCGTAA